The following are from one region of the Carnobacterium gallinarum DSM 4847 genome:
- the frr gene encoding ribosome recycling factor, producing MSQELLNAAKDKMKKTEEALQRELGAIRAGRANASILDRIQVDYYGAATPLNQIASITIPEARVLMVSPFDKTALQDIERALMQSDIGISPTNDGNVIRLVIPMLTEERRKELAKQVKKEGENSKVVVRNIRRDLIDVLKKAEKSKEMTEDDLRNYETEAQKLTDASIKNLDGIVAEKEKELLDV from the coding sequence ATGAGTCAAGAATTATTAAATGCTGCAAAAGACAAAATGAAAAAAACAGAAGAAGCACTACAACGTGAGTTAGGTGCAATCCGTGCGGGTCGTGCAAATGCATCTATTTTAGATCGCATTCAAGTTGACTATTATGGTGCTGCAACGCCACTAAACCAAATCGCATCAATTACAATTCCAGAAGCTCGTGTATTAATGGTATCTCCATTCGATAAAACAGCTTTACAAGATATCGAACGCGCATTAATGCAAAGTGATATTGGAATTAGCCCAACAAATGATGGAAATGTGATTCGTTTAGTGATTCCAATGCTAACTGAAGAACGCCGTAAAGAATTAGCGAAGCAAGTGAAAAAAGAAGGCGAAAATTCTAAAGTTGTTGTTCGTAATATTCGTCGTGATTTAATTGACGTTTTAAAGAAAGCTGAAAAGAGCAAAGAAATGACTGAAGATGATTTACGAAATTATGAAACTGAAGCACAAAAATTAACAGATGCAAGTATCAAAAACCTTGATGGAATTGTTGCTGAAAAAGAAAAAGAATTGTTAGACGTATAA
- a CDS encoding LURP-one-related/scramblase family protein yields MKYIIKQKLIALKPVYDIFTGDGEPLYKVKGSFFGRENFEITDLNGVSLAKCSTDVNLMSILTQFLAYNYKKYHIKVGDQKIISMARSLNFFTYNFKIDSPIGDVHFGYGISGSHQFTLNGEVLCDIDKRKLTIGGDEYHIEIDNKQNQLGFLLTAIALDRIYYTQRS; encoded by the coding sequence ATGAAATATATTATTAAACAAAAACTTATTGCTTTAAAACCAGTCTATGACATTTTTACAGGTGATGGTGAACCACTTTATAAAGTGAAAGGTAGTTTCTTCGGACGTGAAAACTTTGAAATTACTGATTTAAATGGTGTCAGCTTAGCAAAATGCTCGACTGATGTGAACCTTATGAGTATACTAACTCAATTTTTAGCGTATAATTATAAAAAATATCATATTAAAGTGGGAGATCAAAAAATTATTTCTATGGCTCGTTCTTTAAATTTTTTCACCTATAACTTTAAAATTGATTCTCCAATTGGTGATGTTCATTTTGGTTACGGCATATCTGGAAGTCACCAATTTACTTTAAATGGAGAAGTTCTGTGTGATATTGATAAACGCAAATTAACAATTGGTGGCGATGAATATCATATTGAAATCGATAACAAACAAAATCAACTTGGTTTCTTATTAACTGCGATTGCCTTAGATCGAATTTATTATACACAACGTTCGTAA
- a CDS encoding BlaI/MecI/CopY family transcriptional regulator, protein MQQVSDSELIIMKLIWENQGEMMFSELTAKLEDNGYQWKKNTILTFLSRLAEKKMLHVQKVGRLNKYITSISEESYLTQQTEDFLGKVYEGDVSGLISTLFQNEMISESEINQLKTFWKMEKDKND, encoded by the coding sequence ATGCAACAAGTATCAGATTCCGAGCTTATAATTATGAAGCTTATTTGGGAGAATCAAGGAGAGATGATGTTTTCAGAGCTGACCGCTAAATTAGAAGACAATGGATATCAGTGGAAAAAAAATACGATTTTAACATTTTTATCACGCCTAGCTGAAAAAAAGATGTTACATGTTCAAAAAGTGGGACGACTAAATAAATACATCACATCGATATCGGAAGAATCATATTTGACACAGCAAACAGAAGATTTTTTGGGGAAAGTTTATGAGGGAGATGTATCTGGTTTAATTTCTACTCTTTTTCAAAATGAAATGATTTCTGAATCAGAAATTAATCAATTAAAAACATTTTGGAAAATGGAGAAAGATAAAAATGATTGA
- a CDS encoding M56 family metallopeptidase, giving the protein MIEPIKQFLSLSLSGTAIFLIVWILRRFTKKYFSKKWVYYSWLLVAFRLILPVSFGYNIMNQVFRYIIGGRHVRPNGPVIIGDNVIIGNNVIVGNSNNLVEYVIFVVWVVVSGTLIIRKITKYQSFSKYISAGWKLVDEPEKLDILGQVCEDLNVNRLVELHTNPLISSPVLMGILKPTIVLPHVQMNDEALYYILLHEMTHYKRKDLLYKWFIQLVICLHWFNPILYLFGREMNKDCEFSCDEAIIIRRTTSERMDYGETLLTTFTSAGKYKETSIIVPFYEDLTEIKQRLVAILTPCQPSRGLRALEIILSLLLISLVVILGVYRQEPFPGFNL; this is encoded by the coding sequence ATGATTGAGCCTATTAAACAATTTTTATCTCTTTCTTTATCAGGAACAGCTATATTTTTAATAGTATGGATACTTAGAAGATTTACTAAGAAATATTTCAGTAAAAAATGGGTTTATTATAGTTGGTTATTAGTTGCTTTTCGATTAATTTTACCAGTTTCTTTTGGCTATAATATAATGAATCAAGTATTTCGTTATATAATTGGTGGAAGACACGTAAGGCCAAATGGACCAGTTATTATTGGAGATAATGTGATTATTGGAAATAATGTGATCGTGGGAAATTCTAACAATTTAGTTGAATATGTCATTTTTGTCGTGTGGGTAGTCGTTTCAGGAACTCTTATTATTCGTAAAATAACTAAATACCAAAGCTTTTCAAAATATATAAGTGCAGGGTGGAAATTAGTTGATGAACCTGAGAAATTAGATATCCTAGGACAAGTTTGTGAAGATTTGAATGTGAACAGATTAGTAGAACTACATACGAATCCCTTAATTAGTTCACCTGTTTTGATGGGGATTCTAAAACCGACTATTGTTTTGCCACATGTACAAATGAATGATGAAGCACTTTATTATATTCTGTTACATGAAATGACCCATTATAAACGTAAAGATCTACTTTATAAGTGGTTTATTCAACTAGTTATTTGTCTTCATTGGTTTAATCCCATTCTTTATTTATTTGGAAGAGAAATGAATAAAGATTGTGAATTTTCTTGTGATGAAGCGATTATTATACGACGAACAACATCAGAGCGTATGGATTATGGCGAAACATTGCTAACTACGTTCACTTCTGCTGGAAAATATAAAGAAACATCCATAATAGTTCCATTCTATGAAGATTTAACTGAAATTAAACAACGTTTAGTAGCAATTTTAACTCCATGTCAACCATCTAGAGGATTAAGAGCTTTGGAAATTATTTTAAGTTTGCTTTTAATTAGTTTAGTAGTCATTTTAGGCGTTTATAGACAGGAACCATTTCCGGGTTTTAATCTATAG